The DNA segment CTTTCAGCCCGCGCTCGACCGCACCCTCGCAGAGCAGCGCGCCGGATCGTGGTGAGGCTCAACGGTCTCGTGAAAGCACCGCCGTGAGTGTCGCTTCGAAGGCGTTCGGGCGATCGAACATCACGAAATGCCGTGAGGGCGCAATCATGACGACACGGCCGAAGCGAGTGTGCGCGACCCAGCGCTGGTAGACCGCACGCTTGGCGGATTCGTTCGGATAGCCGCGATAGGAATCGATCGCGGGATCGTACGGGACGATCACCGTGAACGGCACGACGATGTCGGCGAGATTCGGCGTGAGGTCGAGCATGAGCGCGGCGCGCATCTATGCGACGATGGCGCGCGGATCGCTTTGCGCGGCGAGCCGCTCGACCGCGCCCACGTCGGCCGGCCTGGTGATCAGGTACTGGAGCTGGCGCTCGCGCATCACGGTGCCGAGTGCGGCGCGGGTGACGTGTTCGAACGGCGCGGTGGCCGCCGCGACGCGCTGCGCGCGCAGCGCGACAGTGGGCGCGACCGGGTAGCCGCCTTCGACGCTGATCAGCGCGCCGAGATCGTGCGGATGGGTTTCGGCGTAGAGCACGGCAAGCGTCCCGCCCAAACTGTGGCCCACCAGGATCGCACGGCGCAGATGCCGCTCGCGGATAAGCAGATGCAGTCCGCGTATCGCGCGTGCATCGAGATCCCCGCCCGCGACCATCACTCTTCCGGCGAACCCCGGCAGCGTGACGACGTAGAGATCGTACCGCGACGAGAGCGCGTTGATCTGCGCATTCCATTGGAGCGCCAGGACGGCGTGTAACCGCCTGCACGAGCTCAGTGAGTTGTGGTGGTAAGGCGGAGCCGTGAAGCCACGAACGGGCCGAACCTGCAACGCGGTGACTGCCAGGCGTATGGCATTGATAGTCGCTAGACTTGAGGAAGCGTGAAACGCATCGAACGCGTGCGGCTTTATCCCACGTTCCGTCAGGCGGAGCGCCTTCGCTTTGCGCTGGACGTCACGCGCGAACTGTACAACGCGCTGCTCCAAGAGCGTCGCGACGCATACCGTCTGCGTAAGGTGAAGATTTCTGCCAGGATGCAGTACGCGGAAATCACGGCACTGCGCAAGCCGATTGACCGTCTTGACGGCCGCCTTGCGGCAGTCTACCGGGAATGCGAAGACGCCGTACTGCATCGCCTCGACCTGGCGATGCAGGCGTTCTTCCGACGCATCGAGCGAGGCAAGACCCCGGGCTTTCCGCGCTTCAAGCCGGCGGCCCGCTGGAAGCAGCTGGCATTTCCACACGGCAATCGCGCGCTCACGTTCGATGCGGTGCAACGCTCGGTGAGGATCCCCGGCATCGGCCGCGTGAGGCTGCGTAAAGGCCGATCGGTCCCACCGTTCGGGCGGGCATGGATCCTGGAACGTAACGGCCGCTGGTACGCCTGTTTCGAATGC comes from the Candidatus Baltobacteraceae bacterium genome and includes:
- a CDS encoding alpha/beta hydrolase, translating into MQVRPVRGFTAPPYHHNSLSSCRRLHAVLALQWNAQINALSSRYDLYVVTLPGFAGRVMVAGGDLDARAIRGLHLLIRERHLRRAILVGHSLGGTLAVLYAETHPHDLGALISVEGGYPVAPTVALRAQRVAAATAPFEHVTRAALGTVMRERQLQYLITRPADVGAVERLAAQSDPRAIVA
- a CDS encoding transposase: MKRIERVRLYPTFRQAERLRFALDVTRELYNALLQERRDAYRLRKVKISARMQYAEITALRKPIDRLDGRLAAVYRECEDAVLHRLDLAMQAFFRRIERGKTPGFPRFKPAARWKQLAFPHGNRALTFDAVQRSVRIPGIGRVRLRKGRSVPPFGRAWILERNGRWYACFECERAEVQGPVDLRRIVGVDRGIHVLAATSEGRLHDNPAHAERNRQRIAHHQRALEAITQRDSRGRALNRH